The proteins below come from a single Malus sylvestris chromosome 3, drMalSylv7.2, whole genome shotgun sequence genomic window:
- the LOC126615264 gene encoding piezo-type mechanosensitive ion channel homolog isoform X1 translates to MGRFLGGFVLPLLLLAAAIINWSVLSLVNLIAFLLILFNAPKLGFHFGRRLLLTWIIVIFSLFVIFSQVIYLVIWAIEGNKWSGVDAWWANLIGFMILQSWKSPLVLYFLLLQLSVVAVALADLYGNRFGLVSSCDSCWGHFSSAIERLICSHLRVAALLLLPAIQLVVGISRPSWVSLPFFIGSCIGLVDWSLSSNFLGLFRWWKPFHLYAGFNIVLLYAYQLPVEFPDMLRWVAEFIGLFKITLHSDWTEFCSCCSLLLFYIMLSCVKCDLEEMDFILSMKENNLTEQLLPSKHSFFIRESRSGVRHTNVLLTGAVFRTFSINFFTYGFPVSLFALSFWSFHFASICAFLLLAYVGYIIYAFPSLFRLHRLNGLLLVFILLWAASTYIFNVAFAFLNRKIGKNMDIWEMIGLWHYPIPGFFLLAQFCLGILVALGNLVNNSVFLCLSDEDGQPSNDNSTVEGEGETKVLIVATVAWGLRKSSRAIMLALIFLIAMKPGFIHAVYVIFFLIYLLSHNINRKMRQSLILLCEVHFALLYIIQINPISDTLEKKGTLSAEILSQLGLLQHESSWDFLQIALLACFCAIHNHGFEMLFSFSAIVQHTPSRPFGFSILKAGLNKSVLLSVYASSAIQYSHDNPSYERRIALFLGAIGQKFLSVYRSCGTYIAFLTILLTVYLVRPNYISFGYIFLLLVWIIGRQLVERTKKRLWFPLKAYAIVVFIFIYSLSSFPSIELWLSKFIDLYFYLGYDSEASSLQNVWESLAVLIVMQLYSYERRQSRYNRSDDAHVLEFGVLGFVKRFVIWHSNKILFIALFYASLSPISAFGFFYLLGLVICSSLPKASHFPSKSFLVYTGFLVTTEYLFQMWGRQAAMFPGQKHSYISLFLGFRVFKPGFWGLESGLRGKVLVIAACTLQYNVFRWLEKMPSTILNKGKWEEPCPLFVSAEDADANINGSIPSEDNKQSTDSEAISVKREGARSQSWPFFIPSSSQLPNHVSPKAGDSEGSSSNKYSFGYIWGSTKESHKWNKKRILALRKERFDIQKLIAKIYLKFWMENMFNLFGLEINMIALLLASFALLNAISMVYIALLATCIILNRHIIRKLWPILVFLFASILILEYFAIWRSLWSLSQPDETNAHCHDCWKSSAMYFSYCKYCWLGLIVDDPRMLISYFAVFMLACFKLRADNLSGFSVSSTYRQVISQRNNLFVWRDLSFETKSMWTFFDYLRLYCYCHLLDLVLALVLITGTIEYDILHLGYLAFALVFFRGRLEILKKRNKIFKFLRIYNFALIVLSLAYQSPFVGEFCAGKCETVDYVFEMIGFYKYDYGFRITARSALVEIIIFMLVSLQSYMFSSPEFDYVSRYLEAEQIGAIVREQEKKAAWKTAQLKHIRESEEKKHQRNLQVEKMKSEMLNLQIQLHSMNSVTNCGDSPAVSEGLRRRRSTSLNSNNDQGTSDKEGLQLKKEQILREDSLYPFELHESPAPVNVETPTVMESARDSIESLNCEITEVDDDVADGIFFTSSEKKDKVKGKAKESPLISAVHLLGDGVSQVQSIGNQAVNNLVSFLNIDHEFDVSEHSSVEDGVYDEMESQKVKVSFNRSSSVRSDMSSDATSLQLGRILRHIWSQMRSNNDIVCYCCFILVFLWNFSLLSMVYLAALFLYALCVNSGPSYIFWVVMLIYTEVYILLQYLYQIIIQHWAFSVASDLLREWGFPEHKITSSFVVSSLPLFLVYLFTLLQSSITAKDGEWMSSTDFDFYRRSAFHGKEIPVSYSWSQKIKKLRQIMENAIKSIIRSFFRYWNSLTQGADSPPYFIQVSMDVRSWPEDGIQPEKIESGVNQLLKIIHDERCKEKTPNLCPFASRVQVQSIERSQENANVALVVFEVVYASPVTECGNSIEWYKSLTPAADVAKEILKAQDAGFVEEIGFPYPILSVIGGGKRDIDLYAYVFGADLTVFFLVAMFYQSVIKNKSEFLDVYQLEDQFPKEFVFILMIIFFLIVLDRIIYLCSFATGKVIFYLFNLILFTYSVTEYAWNMEPFHQHAGGLALRAIFLAKAVSLALQAIQLRHGIPHKSTLYRQFLTSEISRINYLGYRLYRALPFLYELRCALDWSCTTTSLTMYDWLKLEDIHASLYLVKCDAVLNRATHKQGDKQTKMTKCCNGICLFFILICVIWAPMLMYSSGNPTNIENPIKDASVQVDIKTASGRLTLYQTTLCEKFQWDKLDSDVNLDPEGYLDTYNKKDVQLICCESDASTLWLIPDVVQTRFIRSLDWDPNMAISFTWVLSRDRPKGKETVKYERSLESQDLPKQSDVQKVLNGSQNSFRIYNIYPRYFRVTGSGDVRLLELEDKFVSADLVLNRSNYEWWSFHDINSSDVNGCGGLTGPMAIIVSEETPPQGILGDTLSKFSIWGLYITFVLAVGRFIRLQCSDLRMRIPYENLPSCDRLIAICEDIYAARAEGELGVEEVLYWTLVKIYRSPHMLLEYTKPD, encoded by the exons ATGGGGAGATTTCTTGGCGGGTTTGTGTTGCCTCTGCTGCTGCTAGCag CTGCTATTATCAACTGGAGCGTCCTCTCTCTGGTCAATTTGATAGCGTTTCTTCTTATTCTATTTAATGCACCGAAACTAG gaTTTCATTTTGGAAGGCGGCTTTTATTGACATGGATCATTgttatattttctttatttgttattttttctCAAGTGATATATCTTGTTATATGGGCTATTGAGGGAAATAAATGGAGCGGAGTGGATGCTTGGTGGGCAAATCTTATTGGATTCATGAT ATTGCAGTCATGGAAATCTCCTCTCGTGCTATACTTTTTACTCTTACAACTATCAGTAGTTGCTGTTGCTTTAGCTGATTTGTATGGAAACAGATTTGGTCTTGTTTCATCATGTGATTCATGTTGGGGTCATTTCTCATCAGCCATTGAACGACTAAttt GTTCTCATCTTAGAGTTGCTGCCTTGTTGCTGTTGCCTGCCATTCAGTTGGTTGTTGGAATTAGCCGTCCTTCATGGGTTTCTCTACCCTTTTTTATTGGGAGCTGCATTGGTCTTGTGGATTGGTCtttgtcaagtaattttctAGGACTTTTCAG GTGGTGGAAGCCTTTTCACTTGTATGCAGGTTTCAACATTGTCTTGCTTTATGCGTATCAGCTCCCTGTGGAGTTTCCAGATATGTTACGATGGGTAGCTGAGTTCATTGGTCTGTTCAAAATAACTTTACATTCGGACTGGACTGAATTTTGTTCATGCTGCTCTCTTTTACTTTTCTACATCATG CTATCCTGCGTTAAATGTGATCTAGAGGAAATGGATTTTATTTTATCCATGAAAGAAAATAACTTGACGGAGCAACTTCTTCCCTCGAAGCATTCATTTTTTATTCGTGAATCTAG ATCTGGTGTAAGGCATACCAATGTTTTATTGACTGGAGCGGTTTTCCGGACCTTTAGTATCAACTTCTTCACATATGGTTTCCCA GTTTCCTTGTTTGCTCTTTCATTTTGGAGTTTTCATTTTGCAAGTATATGTGCATTTTTGCTACTTGCATATGTTGGCTACATCATATATGCCTTCCCTTCCTTATTCCGTTTGCATCGACTGAATGGGCTGCTGCTTGTCTTCATTCTCTTGTGGGCTGCTAGCAcgtatattttcaatgtagcaTTTGCATTCTTGAATCGGAAAATCGGGAAG AACATGGACATATGGGAGATGATTGGGTTGTGGCATTATCCCATACCTGGATTCTTTCTGCTTGCACAATTTTGTCTTGGAATACTGGTTGCCTTGGGTAATCTTGTGAACAACTCGGTTTTCCTTTGCTTGTCTGATGAGGATGGACAACCTTCAAATGACAACAGTACTGTAGAAG GCGAGGGAGAGACCAAAGTATTGATAGTGGCCACAGTTGCTTGGGGACTGCGCAAAAGTTCCCGAGCTATCATGCTGGCACTGATATTTCTAATTGCCATGAAACCTGGTTTCATCCATGCTGTATATG TGATATTCTTTTTGATATATCTTTTGAGCCACAACATTAACAGAAAGATGCGCCAGTCTTTGATTCTCCTATGTGAGGTTCACTTTGCACTATTGTATATCATTCAGATTAATCCGATCTCTGATACTTTGGAGAAAAAAGGCACTTTGAGTGCAGAAATCTTATCACAATTAG GTCTTCTTCAACATGAAAGCTCGTGGGACTTTTTGCAAATAGCTTTGCTTGCTTGCTTCTGTGCAATTCATAACCATGGTTTTGAAATGCTATTTTCGTTCTCAGCAATTGTGCAGCATACACCTAGCCGTCCATTTGGTTTCAGCATTTTGAAAGCTGGTCTGAATAAATCAGTTTTGCTGTCAGTGTATGCCTCCTCAGCCATTCAGTACAGCCATGATAATCCTTCTTATG AGAGAAGAATTGCATTATTCCTCGGTGCAATTGGGCAGAAGTTTTTATCTGTGTACCGATCATGTGGAACCTACATTGCCTTTCTGACAATTCTCCTTACTGTATACTTGGTGAGACCCAACTATATATCATTTGGGTACATATTCCTTCTCCTTGTTTGGATCATTGGAAGACAACTTGTCGAGAGAACAAAAAAGCGCCTTTGGTTCCCATTGAAAGCATATGCAATTGTGGTGTTTATCTTTATCTATAGCTTGAGCAGTTTCCCGAGCATTGAGCTGTGGTTGTCCAAGTTCATAGACCTTTACTTTTATCTAGGTTATGACTCAGAAGCTtcatctttgcaaaatgtttGGGAATCCCTAGCAGTCTTGATTGTGatgcaactttatagctatgaGAGAAGGCAGAGCAGGTATAACAGGTCAGATGATGCCCATGTGTTGGAATTTGGAGTGCTTGGGTTTGTAAAGCGGTTTGTCATTTGGCAcagcaacaagatcttgtttATTGCATTATTCTATGCATCTTTATCTCCAATAAGTGCCTTTGGCTTCTTTTATCTACTTGGCCTCGTCATCTGTTCATCTTTACCTAAAGCTTCACATTTCCCATCTAAATCATTCTTGGTTTACACAGGATTTCTAGTAACAACTGAGTACCTTTTTCAGATGTGGGGTAGACAGGCTGCAATGTTTCCTGGACAAAAGCACTCTTATATTTCCCTTTTTTTGGGTTTCCGTGTATTTAAACCGGGATTTTGGGGTCTAGAATCTGGCTTGAGAGGAAAAGTTCTGGTGATTGCTGCATGCACTCTTCAATATAATGTTTTTCGCTGGTTGGAAAAGATGCCAAGTACTATCCTAAACAAAGGAAAGTGGGAAGAGCCTTGTCCATTGTTTGTCTCAGCAGAAGATGCCGATGCCAATATTAATGGCTCCATCCCAAGTGAGGATAACAAGCAATCAACAGATTCCGAAGCGATTTCAGTGAAACGAGAAGGGGCTAGGAGCCAATCATGGCCCTTTTTTATCCCTAGTTCATCGCAGTTGCCTAACCATGTGTCCCCTAAAGCAGGAGATTCTGAGGGTAGTAGCAGTAACAAATATTCATTTGGGTACATTTGGGGCAGCACCAAGGAGAGTCATAAGTGGAACAAGAAGCGGATTCTTGCCTTGAGAAAGGAGAGATTTGACATACAGAAGCTTATTGCAAAAATCTATTTGAAATTCTGGATGGAGAATATGTTTAACCTCTTTGGTCTTGAGATAAACATGATTGCATTGCTTCTGGCAAGCTTTGCTTTATTGAATGCCATTTCTATGGTATACATTGCGTTACTTGCtacatgtattattttgaatCGGCATATTATACGTAAACTATGGCCCATATTAGTTTTCCTGTTTGCATCCATTCTCATCCTCGAGTACTTTGCCATCTGGAGGAGTCTGTGGTCTCTAAGTCAGCCTGATGAGACTAATGCACATTGCCATGATTGCTGGAAAAGCTCAGCCATGTATTTCAGTTACTGCAAGTACTGCTGGTTAG GACTTATTGTCGATGATCCGCGAATGCTTATCAGCTACTTTGCTGTCTTCATGCTTGCTTGTTTTAAACTTCGTGCTGATAATTTGTCCGGATTCTCGGTGTCATCAACTTACCGTCAAGTGATATCTCAACGTAATAATTTATTTGTGTGGAGAGACCTCTCTTTCGAAACCAAAAGCATGTGGACCTTCTTTGACTACCTGAGGCTTTACTGCTACTGCCATCTATTGGATCTTGTGCTAGCATTGGTGTTGATTACTGGAACTATTGAGTATGACATTCTGCACCTTGGTTATCTTGCTTTTGCGCTGGTTTTCTTTCGGGGGAGACTTGAAATACTAAAGAAGAGGAACAAGATATTTAAGTTCTTGCGCATATACAACTTTGCTCTTATCGTTCTTTCTCTTGCATACCAATCTCCTTTTGTGGGGGAGTTCTGTGCTGGAAAGTGTGAGACCGTAGATTACGTATTTGAGATGATTGGATTTTATAAGTATGATTATGGGTTTCGGATTACTGCAAGATCAGCTCTCGTTGAAATTATCATTTTTATGCTGGTATCACTTCAGTCCTATATGTTCTCCTCCCCAGAGTTTGATTATGTTTCTCGATATCTTGAAGCCGAGCAAATTGGTGCAATTGTGCGTGAGCAAGAAAAGAAAGCTGCATGGAAAACTGCACAGTTAAAACATATTCGTGAATCTGAGGAGAAGAAACACCAGCGTAACCTGCAAGTGGAGAAAATGAAGTCAGAGATGCTCAACCTGCAAATCCAGCTCCACAGCATGAATTCAGTTACTAATTGCGGTGACTCTCCTGCAGTCAGTGAAGGCCTAAGAAGGAGGAGGAGTACTTCTCTTAACTCGAACAACGATCAGGGGACCTCTGACAAAGAAGGATTACAACTGAAAAAGGAACAGATACTTAGAGAGGATTCATTATATCCCTTTGAATTGCATGAATCTCCTGCACCAGTGAATGTGGAAACCCCAACAGTGATGGAGTCTGCGAGAGATTCAATAGAATCTCTTAACTGTGAGATCACTGAAGTTGACGATGATGTTGCTGATGGCATATTTTTCACTTCTTCAGAAAAGAAGGACAAAGTTAAAGGGAAAGCAAAGGAAAGCCCACTAATATCTGCAGTTCATCTGCTAGGTGATGGTGTTTCCCAGGTACAGTCGATTGGAAATCAGGCAGTTAACAACCTTGTAAGCTTTTTGAACATTGATCATGAGTTTGACGTCAGTGAGCACTCTTCTGTTGAGGATGGGGTATATGATGAAATGGAGAGCCAGAAAGTTAAGGTGTCCTTTAACCGTTCATCTTCCGTTCGATCCGACATGAGTTCTGATGCAACAAGTCTGCAGTTAGGAAGGATCCTCCGTCACATATGGTCCCAAATGCGATCTAACAATGATATTGTGTGTTATTGTTGTTTTATCCTTGTCTTTTTATGGAACTTCAGTTTGCTTTCTATGGTGTATCTGGCGGCTTTATTCTTGTACGCACTATGTGTAAATTCTGGTCCAAGTTACATCTTCTGGGTTGTTATGCTGATTTACACTGAAGTCTATATTTTGCTTCAGTATCTGTACCAGATTATCATCCAGCACTGGGCTTTCAGTGTTGCTTCAGACTTGCTTCGCGAGTGGGGATTTCCTGAACATAAAATCACATCTTCTTTTGTGGTCAGTTCATTACCTCTCTTTCTTGTCTACTTATTTACCCTCTTACAGAGCTCTATAACCGCAAAAGATGGTGAGTGGATGTCGTCTACAGACTTCGACTTCTATAGGAGGAGTGCTTTCCATGGGAAAGAGATTCCTGTCAGTTATAGCTGGAGTCAGAAAATAAAGAAGTTGCGGCAAATAATGGAAAATGCAATAAAATCAATAATCAGAAGCTTCTTTAGGTACTGGAATTCACTGACACAGGGAGCAGATTCCCCTCCTTACTTTATTCAGGTGTCTATGGATGTGCGCTCATGGCCAGAGGATGGGATTCAGCCAGAAAAGATTGAGTCTGGAGTAAATCAATTGCTTAAAATCATTCATGATGAAAGATGCAAGGAGAAAACCCCTAATCTATGCCCTTTTGCTAGCAGGGTGCAGGTCCAAAGCATTGAAAGGAGTCAAGAAAATGCAAATGTAGCCTTGGTTGTTTTTGAGGTGGTATATGCCTCCCCCGTGACAGAGTGTGGCAATTCAATAGAATGGTACAAGTCACTTACTCCAGCAGCTGATGTGGCGAAGGAAATTCTTAAAGCACAAGATGCTGGGTTTGTTGAAGAAATAGGATTTCCATACCCTATACTCTCTGTTATTGGAGGAGGCAAGAGGGACATTGATCTGTATGCATATGTATTTGGTGCCGATCTGACTGTTTTCTTTTTAGTCGCCATGTTCTACCAATCcgtcataaaaaataaaagtgagtTTCTTGATGTGTATCAGCTTGAAGATCAGTTTCCGAAAGAGTTTGTATTCATCTTAATG ATTATCTTTTTCTTGATTGTGCTTGACCGCATAATCTATCTCTGTTCATTTGCCACCGGAAAAGTGATTTTCTATCTTTTCAACCTCATCCTCTTCACATATTCAGTAACAGAGTATGCTTGGAACATGGAGCCTTTCCACCAACATGCTGGAGGATTAGCACTCCGTGCTATATTTCTTGCAAAAGCAGTTTCTTTAGCACTGCAGGCTATACAACTCCGACATGGAATTCCTCATAAAAGCACTTTGTACCGGCAGTTTTTGACTAGTGAGATTTcaagaattaattatttgggatATCGACTATATCGCGCTCTGCCTTTCCTTTATGAACTGAGATGTGCACTTGACTGGTCATGCACAACCACATCTTTGACCATGTATGATTGGCTGAAA CTGGAGGACATACATGCAAGCTTGTACCTTGTCAAATGTGATGCAGTCTTGAATAGAGCAACGCACAAACAAGGAGATAAGCAAACGAAAATGACCAAATGTTGCAACGGGATATGTCTGTTTTTCATATTGATTTGTGTTATTTGGGCTCCAATGCTG ATGTACAGCAGTGGTAACCCGACGAACATTGAAAATCCCATCAAAGATGCCAGTGTTCAGGTTGACATAAAGACAGCGAGTGGAAGATTGACCCTATATCAAACCACCCTTTGTGAAAAGTTCCAATGGGACAAACTCGACTCTGATGTTAATCTCGATCCTGAAGGTTATCTGGATACCTATAATAAGAAAGACGTCCAGTTGATATGTTGCGAATCTGATGCTAGTACTTTGTGGCTTATCCCCGATGTAGTTCAAACCAGATTCATTCGGTCCCTTGATTGGGACCCCAACATGGCTATATCTTTTACTTGGGTACTTTCCAGGGACAGACCCAAGGGCAAGGAAACTGTGAAATATGAAAGAAGTTTGGAGTCTCAGGATCTTCCAAAACAGTcagatgtccaaaaggttctCAATGGCTCCCAAAACAGCTTTAGGATATACAACATTTATCCAAGATACTTCCGTGTCACTGGTTCTGGTGATGTCAGACTGTTGGAATTAGAG GATAAGTTCGTTAGCGCAGACCTTGTTCTGAATCGCTCAAATTATGAGTGGTGGTCCTTCCACGACATCAATTCATCAGATGTCAATGGATGTGGAGGTTTGACAGGACCGATGGCCATCATCGTATCTGAGGAAACACCGCCAC AGGGTATTCTCGGTGACACCCTGAGCAAGTTCAGCATTTGGGGTCTATACATAACATTTGTTCTTGCTGTTGGCCGCTTTATCAGACTTCAATGCTCTGACTTACGAATGAGAATCCCCTATGAGAACCTTCCTTCCTGTGATAG GTTGATAGCCATCTGTGAAGATATATATGCTGCAAGAGCAGAGGGTGAGCTTGGAGTTGAAGAGGTCTTATACTGGACGCTGGTGAAGATTTACAGGTCACCACACATGCTGCTCGAATACACGAAACCGGATTAG